The genomic segment CGCCGGCGCTGACCGCCAGGCCGTACGTCTGCAGCGGCGCGATCACGTCGGTGAGGAACACGCCCACCACGGTGGAGACGCCCAGCGCGACCACGCCCAGCAGCGCTCCCCGCCGCGAGTTGCCGCTCGCCATCATCACCGAGGCCACCGTCACGCCCTCGGGGATCTTGTGCAGCAGGATGGCCACGAACACCAGCATCCCCACGGCCGAGCCCACCGCAAAGCCGCTGGCGATGGCCACGCCGTCGAAGAAGGTGTGCAGCAGCAGGCCTAGCAGCGCGGAGATGCCCACGTGCTCGTCCACGTGGTGCGTCTCCTCGCCGAAGTGGAAGTGGGGCGTGAGCACGTGCTGCGTGAGGTGCACCAGCAGGTAGCCCACCAGCACGCCCACCGCCGCGTTCACCCCGCCCTCCAGCGCGTGCGGGAGCATGGCGAGCATCGCCACCGCGAGCATGAAGCCCGCCCCGAAGGCGATGAGCAGGCGCTGCGTGTTCCGCCCGCGCGGCGAGGCCGTGGTGATCACCAGCCCGCCCGCGACGTTGGCGGCGCCCGCCGCCAGAGCATACAAGATCGCTGCGTTCACCCGCTGCGCCTGACCCGAAAAGGAATCCGAACCGCCGAGAGATTGGAAGCTGCCAAAGTCGCGCCCGCGCGGGGTCGATGTCAACTGCGTGCGGGAGATGCGCCGCGGACCATCTCCGCAGATGGGGCGATCCTCGTCCCACGTCACACGAGAACAGCGGGTCGCCTCATGTCCGCAGATGCGGTCCGCGGATATTGTGTCGATGTGGTAGATGCGCGGATCGGATCGCCATTGGAGGACGGGAGATGCGGGACAAGACGATGGAATGGCGGAGGGGCGAGCTCACCGTCTCGACCGATCGGCGGAGGCTGGAGCTGGATGCGGTGCTGGAGATGCTGCTCGCCACGCACTGGGGCGGCGGGATGCGGCGCGACCTCCTGGAGCGCGCCGTGGAGAACTCCGTCTGCTTCGGGGTCTACCGCGGCGCGCGGCTGGTGGGGTTCGCGCGGGCCGTGAGCGACCTGGCGACGTACGGGTACCTCACCGACGTCGTGATCACGGAATCCGAGCGCGGGCGCGGGCTGGGCCGCTGGCTGGTGGAGTGCATCCTCGCTCACCCGGACCTCCAGAACCTCCGCCGCTTCTCGCTGATGACGCGCGACGCGGCAGGGCTGTACGAGCAGTTCGGCTTCGGCCCGCAGCGCGGCACATCGACCTACATGGAGATCTGGAACCCGGCCGCGTATGGCGCCTCCGCGGGTTGATGGTGTTCTCACGGCCGCGCCAACGGTTCAACTCGCCGCTCCTGCTAGTCCAATAATGGGTGCACTGACGAATCAGGGTAGAACGAGACCGCCGGAAGAACGAGGACACGATCCCGGCGCCGGCAAGCCTCTCGGAGCCCACCCATCGCCGTTCTCCAGAGTAGTCTGGCGTGTACTGTATCGTGAGTTCCCGTCGATTCCGAGAAGAGCGAACATGAAGCATCATCTGCGTACCTGGAGCGATGGCTATGGCGCGTCATTGGGCAATCGAAACTGTCGGATCGGCGCTCCATCGGCTCATGGTAGCGTTGATGTTCACGATGACGACACGGAAACAAGTTCTTGGCTTCGAACTGTGCGACGTCACCCTGAATCATGATGGCGCCCTCCTGTTCGACCGAGTGGGGGCGGCACTCGAGATGATCCGCCAGTACGACCCGAGACGTTTCCGGAGGATGCAACGCGAAGTCGCCTGGATTGGCGTTACGAACTCGCCTGCCGCCGCGGGGCGATACTGGCTTGGTCCCAAAGCGGTGGTGCTTGATGCGAGTTTCATTCGGGGCTTCGTTGTCGAGTCCATCGCAATGGTCATCGTGCATGAAGCAACCCATGCTCGGATTCGGCAGCGAGGGGTCCGCGTCAGGGGGAAGGAAGGGCGAGAGGAGCATACGTGCGTAGGGCAGGAAATCATTTTTGCGAGGCGTATCCCAGGGACGGAACAGTTGATTCAGGGAGCGAGGGAGAAACTCGAGAGCCGGTACTGGGAGAGAAACGTCCCGCTGAGGAGTACATGACGGGCCTCGGATCTCCGAGGTGGGGCTCCCAGGCTACTCGGTGCCGGGTCGCGCCAAGTAGTGCCTGCGCAGGCGGATAGGGATCGGATGCGATGAATCGCACCCCTACACGGCGCCGCATCGGACACTGGCCGCGTGGCATCTACGGACGGGTGAGTCAGTCGCCTTCGAGGACGACGAAGGCGGCGGCGGTGTCGCCGGTGTGGGTGAGGGTGAGATGGATGCGGCGGACGCCGCGCTCGGCGGCGCAGCGGGCGGCCTCGCCGGAAAGGACGAGCGACGGGGCGCCACTGGGGGCGGATACGACCTCCACGTCGGTCCAGCAGCCGCCGCGGCCCCAACCGGTGCCCAGTGCCTTGAACAGCGCCTCCTTCGCCGCGAAACGCGCTGCGAACGACTCCGGCGGGTGGCGGCTGGCGTGGCAGCGGCGTGCCTCGGCCGGGGTGAAGAGGCGGGCCAGGGCGCGCTCGCCGCGGCGCTCCATCATGGCGGCCACGCGGCTTATGCTCGCCAGGTCGG from the Longimicrobiaceae bacterium genome contains:
- a CDS encoding GNAT family N-acetyltransferase, producing the protein MRDKTMEWRRGELTVSTDRRRLELDAVLEMLLATHWGGGMRRDLLERAVENSVCFGVYRGARLVGFARAVSDLATYGYLTDVVITESERGRGLGRWLVECILAHPDLQNLRRFSLMTRDAAGLYEQFGFGPQRGTSTYMEIWNPAAYGASAG
- a CDS encoding holo-ACP synthase, coding for MIVAIGADLASISRVAAMMERRGERALARLFTPAEARRCHASRHPPESFAARFAAKEALFKALGTGWGRGGCWTDVEVVSAPSGAPSLVLSGEAARCAAERGVRRIHLTLTHTGDTAAAFVVLEGD
- a CDS encoding ZIP family metal transporter yields the protein MNAAILYALAAGAANVAGGLVITTASPRGRNTQRLLIAFGAGFMLAVAMLAMLPHALEGGVNAAVGVLVGYLLVHLTQHVLTPHFHFGEETHHVDEHVGISALLGLLLHTFFDGVAIASGFAVGSAVGMLVFVAILLHKIPEGVTVASVMMASGNSRRGALLGVVALGVSTVVGVFLTDVIAPLQTYGLAVSAGVTLYVAASNLIPEVQKERSWSAALSVFFGVALFYAAWLMLGGEA